Proteins co-encoded in one Govania unica genomic window:
- a CDS encoding glycosyltransferase family 4 protein translates to MSKLKILTFSSLFPNVAMPSFGVFVENRLRHLVESGEVEARVVAPVPWCPGAYKNYQAAPAQEIRHGIEVVHPRYLTAPGIGMYIQPWTLYRAALPVLRRIIRDGYDFDLIDAHYFYPDGVAATWLGKALGKPVVITSRGTDLTLIPNYGLPRRLIQQGIKDADGLITVSGSLRDKLLELGAPVDKPRVLRNGVDLGMFQPLDREAIRARLGITGTTLLSVGYLIPRKGNEITVGALPDLPDVTLLLAGTGEDEGMLRKLAADLGVADRVRFLGAVAHHDLADYYNAADILVLASSREGMANVLLEAIACGTPIVGSPIPGMDEVVDPPESGVIMTSRTPKACAEAVAKLLANMPDRAATRAYAESLSWDATTKGQLDLFRDILAKRPDGYPGQARV, encoded by the coding sequence GTGAGCAAATTGAAGATCCTGACATTTTCCAGTCTGTTCCCGAACGTGGCAATGCCGAGCTTTGGCGTGTTCGTGGAAAACCGCTTGCGCCATCTGGTCGAGAGTGGAGAAGTTGAGGCTCGCGTGGTTGCGCCGGTGCCGTGGTGTCCGGGGGCTTATAAAAATTATCAGGCCGCTCCCGCACAGGAAATCCGTCATGGCATCGAGGTTGTTCATCCGCGGTATCTGACTGCGCCCGGCATTGGCATGTATATCCAGCCCTGGACGCTTTACCGCGCGGCTTTGCCGGTGCTGCGCCGGATCATCCGCGACGGTTATGATTTCGATCTGATCGACGCCCATTATTTCTATCCGGATGGGGTGGCGGCCACCTGGCTCGGGAAGGCTTTGGGCAAGCCGGTGGTGATCACGAGCCGGGGCACGGATCTGACGCTCATACCGAATTACGGATTGCCGCGGCGTCTCATTCAACAGGGAATCAAGGACGCCGACGGGCTCATTACCGTGAGCGGATCCTTGCGCGACAAATTGTTGGAACTTGGGGCGCCGGTGGATAAGCCGCGGGTGCTGCGGAACGGTGTCGATCTCGGCATGTTTCAGCCGCTCGACCGCGAGGCCATCCGGGCGCGGCTTGGCATCACCGGCACCACCTTGCTTTCGGTCGGTTATCTCATTCCGCGCAAGGGCAATGAAATCACCGTGGGGGCCTTGCCGGACCTGCCTGATGTGACTTTGCTGCTGGCTGGGACGGGTGAAGATGAGGGGATGCTGCGCAAGCTCGCCGCTGATCTCGGGGTTGCCGATCGCGTGCGGTTCCTTGGGGCTGTCGCCCATCATGATCTCGCGGATTATTACAACGCGGCGGATATTCTGGTGCTGGCCTCAAGCCGCGAGGGCATGGCCAATGTGTTGCTCGAAGCCATCGCCTGCGGCACCCCCATTGTCGGCTCGCCCATCCCCGGCATGGATGAGGTGGTGGACCCGCCTGAATCCGGCGTCATAATGACCAGCCGCACGCCAAAAGCCTGCGCCGAGGCGGTGGCGAAATTGCTTGCGAACATGCCGGACCGGGCAGCAACCCGCGCTTATGCGGAAAGCCTGAGCTGGGACGCGACGACGAAGGGGCAGCTTGAT